In the genome of Magnolia sinica isolate HGM2019 chromosome 2, MsV1, whole genome shotgun sequence, one region contains:
- the LOC131229897 gene encoding type III polyketide synthase B translates to MGSLDGLDCVPKRATPGKTTIMALGKAFPHQLVMQQFLVDGYFKNTKCNDPDLKQKLTRLCKTTTVKTRYVVMSEEILKKYPELAVEGLPTITQRLDISNKAVTQMAVEASQACIKSWGRPVSDITHLVYISSSEARLPGGDLYLARGLGLSPEVSRVMLYFMGCSGGVAGLRVAKDIAENNPGSRVLLATSETTIVGFKPPSASRPYDLVGAALFGDGAGAMILGTDAILGVETPFFELHSAIQQFLPDTEKTIDGRLTEEGINFKLGRDLPQIIEDNIEGFCNKLMKEIGYGGADYNKLFWAVHPGGPAILNRLEKRLDLLPEKLNGSRRALMDYGNASSNTIVYVMEYMMEESFKMKERGEKDSDWGLILAFGPGITFEGILARNLL, encoded by the exons ATGGGAAGTTTAGACGGCCTAGATTGTGTCCCTAAGAGGGCCACCCCAGGGAAGACTACAATCATGGCCCTTGGTAAGGCATTCCCTCACCAGCTAGTGATGCAGCAGTTTCTTGTAGATGGCTACTTCAAGAACACTAAGTGCAATGACCCCGATCTCAAGCAAAAGCTTACGCGCCTCT GCAAGACTACAACAGTTAAAACAAGGTATGTAGTAATGTCAGAAGAGATTCTGAAGAAATATCCAGAACTAGCAGTTGAAGGGCTCCCTACTATAACGCAGCGGCTCGACATATCAAACAAGGCAGTCACACAGATGGCCGTCGAAGCCTCACAAGCTTGCATCAAGAGCTGGGGAAGGCCTGTATCTGACATAACCCACTTAGTCTACATATCTTCAAGTGAAGCCAGGCTGCCAGGAGGCGACCTCTACCTCGCTCGAGGACTGGGGCTCAGCCCTGAGGTTAGCCGTGTCATGCTCTATTTCATGGGCTGCTCGGGAGGCGTTGCAGGGCTTCGTGTCGCCAAGGATATTGCTGAAAACAACCCTGGTAGCCGGGTATTACTAGCGACATCAGAGACCACCATCGTCGGATTCAAGCCTCCCAGTGCCAGCCGCCCATATGACCTTGTTGGTGCCGCGCTCTTTGGAGATGGTGCTGGAGCCATGATCCTTGGCACAGATGCTATCTTAGGCGTCGAGACGCCATTCTTCGAGCTGCATTCAGCAATCCAGCAATTCTTACCAGACACTGAGAAGACCATTGATGGGAGGCTCACTGAAGAAGGTATCAACTTCAAGTTGGGGAGGGACCTTCCACAGATAATTGAAGATAATATAGAGGGATTCTGTAACAAGTTGATGAAGGAAATTGGGTATGGTGGGGCTGATTATAATAAGCTGTTTTGGGccgtccatccaggtgggccggCGATCTTgaacagattggagaagaggcttGATCTGTTGCCAGAGAAGCTAAATGGAAGTAGGAGGGCTCTCATGGACTATGGGAATGCTAGTAGCAATACCATAGTGTATGTGATGGAGTACATGATGGAGGAGAGCTTTAAGATGAAGGAGAGAGGGGAGAAGGATTCTGACTGGGGTCTGATTCTTGCTTTTGGGCCTGGGATTACCTTTGAGGGGATTCTTGCAAGGAACCTTCTCTGA